In one window of Gorilla gorilla gorilla isolate KB3781 chromosome 2, NHGRI_mGorGor1-v2.1_pri, whole genome shotgun sequence DNA:
- the LOC101125649 gene encoding olfactory receptor 5AC2: MDISEGNKTLVTEFVLTGLTDRPWLHVLFFVVFLVVYLITMVGNLGLIVLIWKDPHLHMPMYLFLGGLAFSDACTSTFITPRMLVNFLDKTAMISLAECITQFYFFASSATTECFLLGMMAYDRYVAICNPLLYPVMMSNKLSAQLLSISYVIGFLHPLVHVSLLLRLTFCRFNIIHCFYCEILQLFKISCNDPSINALMIFIFGAFIQIPTLMTIIISYTRVLFDILKKKSEKGRSKAFSTCSAHLLSVSLYYGTLIFMYVRPASGLAEDQDKVYSLFYTIIIPLLSPFIYSLRNKEVMHTLRRVIRK; encoded by the coding sequence ATGGATATATCAGAGGGAAATAAGACTCTTGTGACAGAGTTTGTTCTCACAGGACTTACAGATCGACCATGGCTGCACGTCCTcttctttgttgtgtttttggTGGTCTATCTCATCACCATGGTGGGCAACCTTGGACTGATAGTTCTGATTTGGAAGGACCCCCATCTTCATATGCCCATGTACTTATTCCTTGGTGGTTTAGCCTTTTCAGATGCTTGTACTTCAACCTTTATAACCCCTAGGATGCTGGTCAATTTCTTAGACAAGACTGCAATGATATCCCTAGCTGAGTGCATCACCCAGTTTTACTTTTTTGCTTCCAGTGCAACTACAGAATGCTTCCTCCTGGGGATGATGGCCTATGACCGCTATGTAGCCATATGTAATCCCTTGCTTTATCCAGTGATGATGTCCAATAAACTCAGCGCTCAGTTGCTAAGCATTTCATATGTAATTGGTTTCCTGCATCCTCTGGTTCATGTGAGTTTACTATTGCGACTAACTTTCTGCAGGTTTAACATAATACATTGTTTCTACTGTGAAATTTTACAACTGTTCAAAATTTCATGCAATGATCCATCTATTAATGCACTAATGATATTTATTTTTGGTGCTTTTATACAAATACCCACTTTAATGACTATCATAATCTCTTATACTCGTGTGCTCTTtgatattctgaaaaaaaagtctgaaaagggCAGAAGCAAAGCCTTCTCCACATGCAGCGcccatctgctttctgtctcattgTACTATGGAACTCTGATCTTCATGTATGTGCGTCCTGCATCTGGCTTAGCTGAAGACCAAGACAAAGTGTATTCTCTGTTTTACACGATTATAATTCCCCTGCTAAGCCCATTTATTtacagcttgagaaataaagaagTCATGCATACATTGAGAAGAGTTATAAGGAAGTAA